In Asanoa sp. WMMD1127, one genomic interval encodes:
- the ligA gene encoding NAD-dependent DNA ligase LigA yields MSTTVDPAHAAAFDSRADYTAAVEQIRAAARDYYSGSTLAMDDATYDALLARVAATEAARPEWTVAESPTETVGAGGAVVGDVPHTTPMLSLDNVFDADGLRKWAARLDRVLGRPAAGYTVEPKIDGLAISARYVDGALAQVITRGDGRAGEDVTGQARRAVGLPHQLTEPVTLEVRGEVFMTEADFALANELRTGHGEPPFAHPRSAAAGTLRAVDRAYSAPLSFFAYAVHGLDPAAHLSHAGAMGYVASLGVATTAGSGAGMPLCASIDEVVTAIDDLNERRLTLGFGVDGAVVKADAAADRDDAGSSSRAPRWGIAYKFPADTRTTTLLRIEVQVGRTGVITPVAVLEPVQISGVTVTSATLHNFDDLTRRNVRAGDTVFVRRAGDVIPEVTGAKLDERPASAKPFTPPTECPRCGGEIDRSQKRWRCTRGRACGAHESLAYYTARTSMDIEGLGDKIIDLLVGAGLVADPADLYDLDVATLKPLDRMGDVSAGKLVAAIQGSAAQPLSRVLTGLGLRMTGRSMSRRLARHFGTMDALLAATVEDLQTVDGVGPERAVTIAAELVELRPIIDKLAARGVNMTEPVEPGAATVSSDSPVAPLRKPDGTPMTVVVTGAVPGLTRDEGNEAVERLGGKSSGSVSKRTDLVVVGQGAGSKATKAEDLGVPILPAERFAELLAAHDAGDASRVAALLEEALPAAV; encoded by the coding sequence ATGTCCACGACCGTCGATCCCGCGCACGCCGCGGCCTTCGACTCGCGCGCCGACTACACGGCCGCGGTCGAGCAGATCCGCGCCGCCGCCCGTGACTACTACTCGGGTTCCACCCTGGCGATGGACGACGCGACCTACGACGCCCTGCTGGCGCGGGTCGCGGCGACCGAGGCCGCCCGTCCGGAGTGGACGGTCGCCGAGTCGCCGACGGAAACGGTCGGCGCGGGCGGCGCGGTGGTCGGCGACGTGCCGCACACCACCCCGATGCTCAGCCTCGACAACGTGTTCGACGCCGACGGCCTGCGCAAGTGGGCGGCCCGGCTCGACCGGGTCCTGGGCCGGCCGGCGGCGGGCTACACGGTCGAACCCAAGATTGACGGCCTGGCCATCTCGGCCCGCTATGTCGACGGCGCGCTGGCCCAGGTGATCACCCGGGGTGACGGGCGGGCCGGCGAAGACGTCACCGGTCAGGCCCGCCGGGCGGTCGGCCTGCCGCACCAGCTGACCGAGCCGGTCACGCTCGAGGTCCGCGGCGAGGTGTTCATGACCGAGGCCGACTTCGCGCTGGCCAACGAGCTGCGCACCGGTCACGGCGAGCCGCCGTTCGCCCACCCCCGCAGCGCCGCGGCGGGCACGCTGCGCGCGGTCGACCGGGCCTACTCGGCGCCGCTGTCCTTCTTCGCCTACGCGGTGCACGGGCTCGACCCGGCGGCCCACCTGTCGCACGCGGGCGCGATGGGCTACGTGGCGTCGCTGGGGGTGGCGACCACGGCCGGCTCCGGCGCCGGCATGCCGCTGTGCGCGTCGATCGACGAGGTGGTCACCGCGATCGACGACCTCAACGAGCGGCGGCTGACCCTCGGCTTCGGCGTCGACGGCGCGGTGGTCAAGGCCGACGCCGCCGCCGACCGCGACGACGCCGGCTCGTCCAGCCGGGCGCCGCGGTGGGGCATCGCCTACAAGTTCCCCGCCGACACCCGCACGACCACGCTGCTGCGCATCGAGGTGCAGGTCGGCCGCACCGGCGTGATCACCCCGGTCGCGGTGCTGGAGCCGGTCCAGATCAGCGGCGTGACGGTCACGTCGGCGACGCTGCACAACTTCGACGACCTGACCCGCCGCAACGTCCGCGCCGGCGACACGGTCTTCGTCCGCCGCGCCGGCGACGTCATCCCCGAGGTCACCGGGGCCAAGCTCGACGAGCGGCCCGCGTCCGCGAAGCCGTTCACGCCACCGACCGAGTGCCCACGCTGCGGCGGCGAGATCGACCGCTCCCAGAAGCGCTGGCGCTGCACCCGCGGCCGCGCCTGCGGGGCCCACGAGTCGCTGGCCTACTACACGGCCCGCACGTCAATGGACATCGAGGGCCTGGGCGACAAGATCATCGACCTCCTGGTCGGCGCGGGTCTGGTCGCCGACCCGGCCGACCTCTACGACCTCGACGTGGCCACCCTCAAACCGCTCGACCGCATGGGCGACGTGTCGGCGGGCAAGCTGGTGGCGGCCATCCAGGGCTCAGCGGCCCAGCCGCTGTCCCGGGTGCTGACGGGCCTGGGCCTGCGCATGACGGGCCGCTCGATGTCACGCCGCCTGGCCCGCCACTTCGGCACGATGGACGCGTTGCTCGCGGCCACGGTCGAAGACCTGCAGACGGTGGACGGCGTCGGACCGGAGCGCGCGGTGACGATCGCGGCCGAGCTCGTGGAGCTCCGACCGATCATCGACAAGCTGGCGGCCCGCGGGGTCAACATGACGGAGCCGGTCGAGCCCGGCGCGGCGACTGTGTCCTCGGACAGCCCGGTCGCGCCGCTCCGCAAGCCCGACGGGACGCCGATGACGGTGGTGGTGACCGGCGCGGTGCCGGGCCTGACCCGCGACGAGGGCAACGAGGCGGTCGAACGACTGGGCGGCAAGTCGTCGGGCTCGGTCTCGAAACGCACGGACCTGGTAGTGGTCGGCCAAGGCGCCGGCTCAAAGGCCACCAAGGCCGAGGACCTGGGAGTCCCCATCCTGCCGGCCGAACGCTTCGCGGAGCTGCTGGCGGCCCACGACGCGGGCGACGCGTCCCGCGTGGCGGCGCTGCTCGAGGAGGCCTTGCCGGCGGCCGTTTAA
- a CDS encoding carbohydrate ABC transporter permease has product MTAVVDRPATTAPAPAEKPRGPVWRRRLWLGFCYLLLVPGAILFVAPFAWLVSASFQHVGDIFSWPPQWIPKNPTLDGYKGFFGIGKAGELAEGSEGAWRWFVNSAFVAGSVTTLQLFFNSLAAYTFAKRKFPGRNIIFMVFLATMMVPPQVTLIPNYLVLKHVPFFGGNDFMGQGGHGFLDSYWGLILPGAVSAFGIFLLRQYMMAIPDELLDAARIDGAGEFKVFWKVVLPLCGPALAATAIFTFTYAWEDFLWPLIVVSSSDHYTAPLGLALFVVKNRTSWNLLMAGSVVATLPMIVIFLIFQRRFIQGISMTGLKG; this is encoded by the coding sequence GTGACCGCCGTCGTCGACCGTCCCGCCACCACCGCGCCGGCGCCGGCGGAGAAGCCCCGCGGACCGGTCTGGCGCCGCCGGCTCTGGCTCGGGTTCTGCTACCTGCTGCTGGTGCCCGGCGCGATCCTGTTCGTGGCCCCGTTCGCCTGGCTCGTCTCGGCCTCGTTCCAGCACGTCGGCGACATCTTCTCCTGGCCTCCACAGTGGATCCCCAAGAACCCGACGCTCGACGGCTACAAGGGCTTCTTCGGCATCGGCAAGGCGGGCGAGCTGGCGGAGGGCAGCGAGGGCGCGTGGCGGTGGTTCGTCAACAGCGCGTTCGTGGCCGGGTCGGTGACCACGCTGCAGCTGTTCTTCAACTCGCTGGCCGCCTACACGTTCGCGAAGCGCAAGTTCCCGGGCCGCAACATCATCTTCATGGTCTTCCTGGCCACGATGATGGTGCCGCCGCAGGTCACGCTCATCCCCAACTACCTGGTGCTCAAGCACGTGCCGTTCTTCGGCGGCAACGACTTCATGGGCCAGGGCGGGCACGGCTTCCTCGACTCGTACTGGGGGCTGATCCTGCCCGGCGCGGTGAGCGCGTTCGGCATCTTCCTGCTCCGGCAGTACATGATGGCGATCCCGGACGAGCTGCTGGACGCGGCCCGGATCGATGGCGCCGGTGAGTTCAAGGTGTTCTGGAAGGTGGTGCTGCCGCTGTGCGGACCGGCACTGGCCGCGACTGCGATCTTCACCTTCACGTACGCCTGGGAGGACTTCCTCTGGCCGTTGATCGTGGTGTCGTCAAGCGACCACTACACCGCGCCGCTCGGGCTCGCCCTGTTCGTGGTCAAGAACCGCACGTCGTGGAACCTGCTGATGGCCGGCTCGGTGGTGGCCACGCTGCCGATGATCGTGATCTTCCTGATCTTCCAACGCCGGTTCATCCAGGGCATCTCGATGACGGGCCTGAAGGGCTAG
- a CDS encoding SDR family oxidoreductase, with amino-acid sequence MRVAVIGGTGLVGRHVVDVLRATGHDPVAVSRGSGVDVSTGAGLDDALAGAAAVVDAVSFEAADRAAAERFFSAATENLLAAEQRAGVGHHVLLSIVGLDRVEGNPHYAGKRIQEALVSDGAIPWTIVAATQFFDFGAQLAGWTRTGDAAVVPPLLVRPVAVADVAGLLAEVAVGKPLGRTVQIAGPETHDLVDMARRTLDARGEAVRLIASWDDSPLGVEMAGNVLLPDDGARIAPTTFETWLAAQRG; translated from the coding sequence ATGCGAGTGGCAGTCATCGGCGGGACCGGACTGGTCGGGCGGCACGTGGTGGACGTGCTGCGGGCCACGGGGCACGACCCGGTCGCGGTGTCCCGCGGGTCGGGCGTCGACGTGAGCACCGGCGCCGGGCTCGACGACGCGCTCGCCGGGGCCGCCGCCGTGGTCGACGCGGTCAGCTTCGAGGCCGCCGACCGCGCCGCGGCCGAACGCTTCTTCTCCGCGGCGACCGAGAACCTGCTGGCGGCCGAGCAGCGGGCCGGCGTCGGCCACCACGTGCTGCTGTCGATCGTCGGCCTCGACCGGGTCGAGGGCAACCCGCACTACGCGGGCAAACGGATCCAGGAGGCCCTGGTCAGCGACGGCGCGATCCCGTGGACGATCGTCGCGGCTACCCAGTTCTTCGACTTCGGCGCCCAGCTCGCGGGCTGGACGAGGACCGGCGACGCCGCGGTGGTGCCGCCGCTGCTCGTGCGGCCGGTCGCGGTCGCCGACGTGGCCGGCCTGCTGGCCGAGGTGGCGGTGGGCAAGCCGCTGGGCCGCACGGTCCAGATCGCCGGCCCCGAGACGCACGACCTGGTCGACATGGCCCGGCGCACGCTCGACGCCCGCGGCGAGGCGGTCCGGCTGATCGCGAGCTGGGACGACAGCCCGCTCGGCGTGGAGATGGCGGGCAACGTGCTGCTGCCCGACGACGGCGCCCGGATCGCGCCGACGACGTTCGAGACCTGGCTGGCCGCGCAGCGGGGCTGA
- the uppS gene encoding polyprenyl diphosphate synthase → MIMSLRRVLERVYAHRLRRSLTSVPRHVAIVTDGNRRWARQMGYADASTGHRHGAEHLDRVLGWCGELGIECVTVYAASVDNLRKRGAGEVDGLLRLIEDACRERLARPSSPWRVRVAGRVDVLPDSTRLALKEAEAATADRPWTLTVAIGYDGRGEVVEAVRRRLVAAAASGASASALATTFSPEDIDLHLYTSGLPNPDLVIRTSGERRMSGFLLWQSAFSELYFCDVYWPGFRKIDFLRALRACAVRRDTA, encoded by the coding sequence ATGATCATGTCGCTGCGCCGGGTCCTGGAGCGCGTCTACGCGCACCGGCTTCGACGGTCGCTGACCTCGGTGCCCCGACACGTCGCGATCGTCACGGACGGCAACCGGCGATGGGCCCGCCAGATGGGGTACGCGGACGCCAGCACCGGCCACCGGCACGGCGCCGAGCACCTCGACCGCGTCCTGGGCTGGTGCGGTGAGCTGGGCATCGAGTGCGTGACGGTGTACGCCGCGTCCGTCGACAACCTGCGCAAGCGCGGCGCCGGCGAGGTCGACGGGCTGTTGCGGCTGATCGAGGACGCGTGCCGGGAGCGGTTGGCCCGGCCGTCGAGCCCGTGGCGGGTGCGGGTGGCCGGGCGGGTCGACGTGCTGCCGGACTCGACCCGGCTGGCGCTCAAGGAGGCCGAGGCGGCGACCGCGGACCGGCCGTGGACGCTGACGGTGGCGATCGGCTACGACGGCCGCGGTGAGGTGGTCGAGGCGGTGCGGCGGCGGCTGGTCGCCGCGGCGGCGTCCGGGGCGTCGGCATCGGCGCTGGCGACCACGTTCTCCCCCGAGGACATCGACCTGCACCTCTACACCAGCGGGCTGCCGAACCCCGACCTGGTCATCCGGACGAGCGGCGAGCGGCGGATGTCGGGCTTCCTGCTGTGGCAGTCGGCGTTCTCGGAGCTCTATTTCTGCGACGTCTACTGGCCCGGCTTCCGCAAGATCGACTTCTTGCGGGCCCTGCGGGCGTGCGCCGTGCGCCGCGACACCGCCTGA
- a CDS encoding EAL domain-containing protein, translated as MPRAVSAGRKTLASASPAWVFVLAGLAAAITYIIFDSAAVSGVIFAVVGAGAAGALVVGSGRHNARPRWPWLLLAAASALFVVGAIMRPWSSEQPGAAQLTADGFTVPGYVLMFAALVGFLTVKHGPKRHAVIDGMLIGLGAGLIFALLFSVPAAGIDDRSAAVSTVAGLYPIFDLVLVLLVANVAFTTSIRGPSYLMLIGSMVLLLAGDIGYAIIGVNGTVAGNRLFDLPFVFGFVLIGACALHPSMRDIGRRTPLPVQAWSWRRLALIIPAMAVPFVLLAAIPDQSLLDRIVLAVGGALMVALLLLRAVSAVQAYAAAQREYEYQATHDHLTALPNRALLVDHVGQTLAKPRDPDRPLWLFFLDLDGFKLVNDSWGHYAGDRVIVEVARRLRRTVPAGAAVARVGGDEFVIAHVSSRDDAIALAERILASLTLPLKATASDVVVSGSIGIAGSVTAALPKTDDEGVRDPHAAGSALVTAEGLLRDADTAMYQAKAEGRGRWVLFDSTMHDRVRDRIDIELALRHALAHDQLRLAYQPIVRLGGARLTGVEALIRWEHPTKGTIAPTKFIPVAEETGLITDLGRWVMREALRQLAEWRKDDVVNEDFWLSINVSPRQLRDPRLPGELNEALVEHGLDGASVMLEITESVMVDGSQVTDQVMAELRGLGVRLVVDDFGTGFSALGYLRRHPVTGVKIDRSFVGGLGTNPEDEEIVRAVVAMSSALGLTVVAEGVQTQAQRDVLQALGVVYGQGWLWGRPQDPETFARLRQPAAIGRGGALAREARPEPAQPKQETKVSGFPRLGPPPDPTNTTEAERRLLDPIPGEPAAVASAARPNGNGRTADKPGSAGGDHEPEADRTAVGSGATIERATAPDSRAVNGNAPAPPAAALNGPAEREAERAGTATDDESVAATAARQVRRPTLAGGRGNGAERAGLVESGAPDADRPHWTLAEKAAYLPWGGPDRPDAAEAARSTVAEPPDDAVNGRSTANGSVADPTLAPTADALGRDPAGNEPPDTTHPAPRIPAKNSRRAAEESRLPQPSADIVEVARRSAGAPVEGAVDPRLDAGATQPRLDRDEP; from the coding sequence ATGCCACGTGCGGTCTCGGCCGGTCGGAAGACGCTGGCCTCCGCATCTCCGGCCTGGGTCTTCGTCCTGGCCGGGTTAGCAGCCGCCATCACGTACATCATTTTCGACAGCGCCGCCGTGAGCGGCGTGATCTTCGCCGTGGTCGGCGCCGGCGCGGCCGGGGCCCTCGTCGTGGGTTCGGGTCGCCACAACGCCCGACCGCGCTGGCCCTGGCTGCTGCTCGCGGCCGCCTCCGCGCTCTTCGTCGTCGGCGCCATCATGCGGCCCTGGTCGAGCGAGCAGCCCGGCGCCGCCCAACTGACCGCCGACGGCTTCACCGTGCCCGGCTACGTGCTGATGTTCGCGGCGCTGGTCGGCTTCCTCACCGTCAAGCACGGGCCCAAGCGGCACGCCGTCATCGACGGGATGCTGATCGGACTCGGCGCGGGCCTGATATTCGCGCTGCTGTTCTCCGTGCCGGCCGCGGGCATAGACGACCGGTCGGCTGCCGTGTCGACCGTGGCGGGGCTCTACCCGATCTTCGACCTGGTGCTGGTTCTGCTGGTCGCCAACGTCGCCTTCACCACCTCGATCCGTGGCCCCAGCTACCTCATGCTCATCGGCTCGATGGTGCTGCTGCTGGCCGGCGACATCGGCTACGCGATCATCGGCGTCAACGGCACCGTGGCCGGCAACCGGCTGTTCGACCTGCCGTTCGTGTTCGGCTTCGTGCTGATCGGCGCGTGCGCGCTGCACCCGTCGATGCGCGACATCGGCCGCCGTACCCCCCTGCCCGTGCAGGCCTGGTCCTGGCGCCGGCTCGCACTGATCATCCCGGCGATGGCGGTGCCGTTCGTCCTGCTCGCCGCGATCCCCGACCAGAGCCTGCTCGACCGGATCGTCCTCGCCGTCGGCGGCGCGCTGATGGTGGCGTTGCTGCTGCTGCGGGCGGTGTCGGCGGTGCAGGCGTACGCGGCCGCGCAGCGCGAGTACGAGTACCAGGCCACCCACGACCACCTCACCGCGCTGCCCAACCGGGCGCTGCTCGTCGACCACGTCGGCCAGACGCTGGCCAAGCCGCGCGACCCGGACCGCCCGCTGTGGTTGTTCTTCCTCGACCTCGACGGGTTCAAGCTGGTCAACGACTCGTGGGGCCACTATGCCGGCGACCGAGTGATCGTCGAGGTGGCCCGGCGCCTGCGCCGCACCGTGCCGGCCGGCGCCGCGGTGGCCCGAGTCGGCGGCGACGAGTTCGTGATCGCCCATGTGAGCAGCCGCGACGACGCCATCGCGCTCGCCGAGCGGATCCTCGCCAGCCTCACCCTTCCCCTCAAGGCGACCGCCTCCGACGTGGTGGTGTCCGGCTCCATCGGCATCGCCGGCTCGGTCACCGCGGCGCTGCCGAAGACCGACGACGAGGGTGTACGCGATCCGCACGCCGCGGGTTCCGCGCTGGTCACGGCCGAAGGGTTGCTGCGCGACGCCGACACGGCGATGTACCAGGCGAAGGCCGAAGGGCGCGGCCGCTGGGTGCTGTTCGACTCGACGATGCACGACCGGGTACGCGACCGGATCGACATCGAGCTCGCCCTCCGGCACGCGCTCGCGCATGATCAGCTCCGTCTCGCGTACCAGCCGATCGTGCGTCTTGGTGGCGCCCGGCTGACCGGCGTCGAGGCGTTGATCCGCTGGGAGCACCCGACGAAGGGCACGATCGCGCCTACGAAGTTCATCCCGGTCGCCGAGGAGACCGGGCTGATCACCGACCTGGGCCGGTGGGTGATGCGCGAGGCGCTGCGCCAGCTCGCCGAGTGGCGCAAGGACGACGTGGTCAACGAGGACTTCTGGCTGTCGATCAACGTCTCGCCACGCCAGCTGCGCGACCCGCGCCTCCCCGGCGAGCTCAACGAGGCCCTCGTCGAACACGGCCTCGACGGCGCGTCGGTGATGCTGGAGATCACCGAGTCGGTCATGGTCGACGGGTCGCAGGTGACCGACCAGGTGATGGCCGAGCTGCGCGGGCTGGGCGTGCGCCTGGTCGTCGACGACTTCGGCACGGGCTTCTCCGCGCTGGGCTACCTCCGCCGCCACCCGGTCACCGGCGTCAAGATCGACCGCTCCTTCGTCGGCGGGCTGGGCACCAACCCGGAGGACGAGGAGATCGTCCGGGCCGTGGTCGCGATGAGCTCGGCGCTCGGCCTGACGGTGGTCGCCGAGGGCGTCCAGACCCAGGCGCAGCGCGACGTCCTGCAGGCGCTCGGGGTCGTCTACGGGCAGGGCTGGCTGTGGGGTCGGCCGCAGGATCCCGAAACGTTCGCCCGTCTGCGTCAGCCGGCCGCGATCGGCCGCGGTGGGGCGCTGGCGCGCGAGGCGCGACCGGAGCCGGCGCAACCCAAGCAGGAGACGAAGGTGAGCGGCTTCCCGAGGTTGGGGCCGCCACCGGACCCCACGAACACGACGGAGGCCGAACGCCGCCTCCTCGACCCGATCCCGGGCGAGCCGGCCGCCGTGGCGAGCGCCGCGCGCCCGAACGGCAACGGCCGCACCGCGGACAAGCCGGGGTCCGCCGGCGGCGATCACGAACCGGAAGCGGACCGCACGGCCGTCGGCAGCGGCGCCACCATCGAGCGGGCAACCGCCCCCGATTCACGCGCCGTCAACGGCAACGCTCCCGCACCGCCGGCGGCCGCCCTGAACGGACCCGCGGAGCGCGAAGCGGAGCGGGCGGGCACCGCGACGGACGATGAGTCGGTCGCCGCGACGGCGGCCCGGCAGGTTCGGCGGCCGACGCTGGCCGGCGGCCGGGGCAACGGCGCGGAGCGGGCGGGTCTCGTCGAGTCGGGGGCGCCGGACGCTGACCGTCCGCACTGGACACTTGCCGAGAAGGCGGCCTATCTTCCCTGGGGCGGGCCGGATCGGCCCGACGCCGCGGAGGCGGCACGCTCCACGGTCGCCGAACCCCCGGATGACGCCGTGAACGGACGGTCGACTGCCAACGGCAGCGTCGCCGATCCGACGCTGGCCCCGACCGCCGATGCGCTCGGGCGCGACCCCGCGGGCAACGAGCCGCCGGACACGACACACCCGGCGCCGCGCATCCCCGCCAAGAACAGCCGCCGCGCGGCGGAGGAGAGCAGACTGCCCCAGCCCTCCGCTGACATCGTCGAGGTGGCGCGCCGCTCGGCGGGTGCGCCGGTCGAGGGAGCCGTCGACCCACGGCTCGACGCCGGCGCGACCCAGCCACGGCTCGACCGCGACGAACCCTGA
- a CDS encoding acyltransferase family protein: MTPDTAPKPTIDRRPELDAIRTFVVVGLIFFHAGLVFDESDDFYVKNADTTSVTTVIAGFAVVWAMPALFLIAGFGSWHSMRRRGPGGFARERLQRLGVPLLVAILTFLPVPVWLRLKAADAGYDESYLHFLPKFYDVRLDLADFPFVVGGEYFETGHLWFVVLLLAFSLLLAAFIRWAPGHEPLARAVGHRGVVLLPAAATSAICAFVGMEESFAGWSRWAYLLFFVSGFLLASDERFRLAMRRDAVLAAVVGGVVFAVTGPVLLTAGDDPFTAMTAHAIVARALFGLAGWCLVVAILGLLDRRNAGRHNAGKAPTTKDRRVYYYLALGALPIYVLHQPIVVAVAYGVVRWDAPILVKYVAIVAASLALTLAAYEFLVRRTRLTRYLFGMRD, translated from the coding sequence GTGACGCCGGACACCGCACCGAAGCCCACAATAGACAGACGGCCCGAGCTCGACGCGATCCGCACGTTCGTCGTGGTCGGGCTGATCTTCTTCCACGCCGGGCTGGTCTTCGACGAGTCCGACGACTTCTACGTCAAGAACGCCGACACCACCAGCGTCACGACCGTCATCGCCGGTTTCGCGGTGGTCTGGGCGATGCCGGCCCTGTTCCTGATCGCCGGCTTCGGGTCGTGGCACTCGATGCGCCGCCGCGGCCCGGGTGGCTTCGCCCGCGAGCGGCTCCAGCGCCTCGGCGTGCCGCTGCTCGTCGCGATCCTGACCTTTCTGCCGGTGCCGGTCTGGCTGCGGCTCAAGGCGGCCGACGCCGGCTACGACGAGAGCTATCTCCACTTCCTGCCCAAGTTCTACGACGTGCGCCTCGACCTGGCCGACTTCCCGTTCGTGGTGGGCGGCGAATACTTCGAGACCGGGCACCTCTGGTTCGTCGTCCTGCTGCTGGCCTTCTCGTTGCTGCTGGCCGCGTTCATCCGGTGGGCGCCGGGCCACGAGCCGCTGGCGCGGGCGGTCGGCCACCGCGGGGTCGTGCTGCTGCCGGCCGCCGCGACCTCGGCCATCTGCGCGTTCGTCGGCATGGAGGAGTCGTTCGCCGGCTGGAGCCGCTGGGCGTACCTGCTGTTCTTCGTGTCCGGGTTCCTGCTCGCCTCGGACGAGCGGTTCCGGCTGGCGATGCGGCGCGACGCCGTGCTGGCGGCGGTGGTCGGCGGGGTGGTCTTCGCCGTCACGGGCCCGGTGCTGCTGACCGCCGGCGACGACCCGTTCACCGCGATGACCGCCCACGCGATCGTGGCCCGGGCCCTCTTCGGCCTCGCCGGTTGGTGCCTGGTGGTCGCGATCCTCGGCCTGCTCGACCGCCGCAATGCCGGCCGCCACAACGCCGGCAAAGCCCCGACGACGAAGGACCGGCGCGTCTACTACTACCTCGCGCTCGGCGCCCTGCCGATCTATGTGCTGCACCAGCCGATCGTCGTGGCCGTCGCCTACGGCGTGGTGCGGTGGGACGCGCCGATCCTCGTCAAATACGTGGCGATCGTCGCCGCGTCCCTCGCGCTGACCCTGGCGGCCTACGAGTTCCTCGTCCGCCGCACCAGGCTGACGCGCTACCTCTTCGGCATGCGCGACTGA
- a CDS encoding short chain dehydrogenase, whose product MKVILVGGGDVGAGVRQTLEQHGYEVVTVGRTSGGHQADLTDKASLDALFARLTPFDAVASAAGQVFGGPLGEASDEQWAKSIASKGMGQINLVRAALPHINDRGSFTLISGVLADEYTANSTLGSTVNHMVEGFVRAAANELPRGLRINCVSPTVLTESAHYHASFPGFATVPAAEVGLAYLRAIANPITGRILKLHKTNS is encoded by the coding sequence GTGAAGGTGATCCTGGTCGGCGGTGGGGACGTCGGCGCTGGGGTGCGGCAGACGTTGGAGCAGCACGGCTACGAGGTGGTGACCGTCGGCCGCACGTCCGGCGGGCATCAGGCCGACCTCACCGACAAGGCGAGCCTGGACGCGTTGTTCGCCCGGCTGACGCCGTTCGACGCCGTCGCGAGCGCGGCCGGTCAGGTGTTCGGCGGGCCGCTCGGCGAGGCCAGTGACGAGCAGTGGGCCAAGTCGATCGCGAGCAAGGGCATGGGCCAGATCAACCTGGTACGCGCGGCGTTGCCCCACATCAACGACCGCGGCTCGTTCACGCTGATCTCGGGGGTGCTGGCCGACGAGTACACGGCCAACAGCACGCTCGGCAGCACCGTCAACCACATGGTCGAAGGCTTCGTGCGGGCCGCGGCCAACGAGTTGCCCCGCGGCCTGCGGATCAACTGCGTGAGCCCCACGGTGCTGACCGAGTCGGCGCACTACCACGCGTCGTTCCCAGGCTTCGCCACCGTGCCGGCGGCAGAGGTCGGCCTCGCCTATCTCCGCGCGATCGCCAACCCGATCACCGGCCGCATCCTCAAACTCCACAAAACCAACTCGTAA